A window from bacterium encodes these proteins:
- a CDS encoding ATP-binding protein — MRHSLLWRLLGAQLLVIAIAVVVSGAMIANLATQSFMQIMVRYHIDPTVDERQFLATLDHVLLTSSLAAAAVAMLLGWVLVRRVVRPIGEMMVLSERIAEGDYARRITAQGSDEIARLAESLNRMAAALQRVEALRRELVANIAHELRTPLSTLQGYLEALRDGITPADPATLASLHEEALRLVRLVHALHQLSQFDARISRVRQVPLDVTVLARSVVATYRPEFDRQSLAVREDYDPACPQVHADPDLVGQALRALLDNALRYAPGGAEIVVRTSRVEETVRVAVENTGSEIPADDLPHIFERFYRGEKSRSRETGGAGIGLALVLEIARTHGGDAGATSSGGTTTVWFSLPAGTV; from the coding sequence GTGCGGCATAGCCTGCTTTGGCGCCTGCTCGGGGCTCAACTCCTCGTCATCGCCATCGCGGTGGTCGTCTCCGGCGCGATGATCGCCAATCTGGCCACGCAGTCGTTCATGCAGATCATGGTGCGGTATCACATCGATCCGACGGTCGACGAGCGGCAGTTTCTGGCCACCCTGGATCACGTGCTGCTCACCAGCAGCCTGGCCGCCGCGGCCGTGGCGATGCTGCTTGGGTGGGTCCTCGTGCGCCGGGTGGTGCGCCCGATCGGCGAGATGATGGTCCTCTCCGAGCGGATCGCCGAGGGCGACTATGCCCGGCGGATCACGGCGCAAGGGTCCGACGAAATCGCGCGGCTCGCCGAGTCGCTGAACCGCATGGCGGCGGCGCTGCAGCGGGTGGAGGCGCTGCGGCGGGAACTCGTCGCAAACATCGCCCACGAGCTGCGCACCCCGTTGAGCACCCTCCAAGGCTACCTCGAAGCGCTGCGGGACGGCATCACGCCGGCGGACCCGGCGACGCTGGCCTCGCTCCACGAGGAGGCGCTGCGCTTGGTGCGGTTGGTACACGCGCTCCATCAGCTGAGCCAGTTCGACGCCCGGATCTCCCGGGTGCGGCAGGTGCCGCTCGACGTCACCGTGTTGGCCCGTTCCGTGGTCGCCACGTACCGCCCCGAATTCGACCGCCAGAGCCTTGCCGTTCGGGAGGACTACGACCCGGCGTGCCCGCAGGTGCACGCCGATCCGGACTTGGTCGGTCAGGCGCTGCGGGCCCTGCTCGACAACGCGCTTCGATACGCTCCCGGCGGCGCCGAGATCGTCGTGCGGACGAGTCGCGTTGAGGAAACCGTCCGCGTCGCGGTGGAGAACACCGGCAGTGAGATCCCCGCCGACGATCTGCCGCACATCTTCGAGCGGTTCTATCGAGGGGAGAAGTCGCGTTCGCGCGAGACCGGGGGCGCGGGAATCGGGTTGGCGCTGGTGCTGGAGATCGCCCGCACGCACGGTGGGGACGCGGGCGCGACGAGCTCGGGCGGCACGACCACCGTGTGGTTCAGTCTCCCCGCTGGCACCGTCTAG
- a CDS encoding zinc-binding dehydrogenase, with translation MRAIVIHEHGERDQLHLEEIPTPQPKAGEVLVRVHACGLNHLDIFVRRGMPGKHTPLPFISGGDIAGTIAECGPGVTGVTLGARVLVDPAIAHGAIGEDAPGGLAEYAVVPAANLIPLPDDVDFDTAAALPIAYGTAWRMLLTRGGIRPMEHVLILGAAGGVGTACVQIARMVGCVVYAAASTADRLAKLRDLGAEHLINYREVEFDRAVWALTGKRGVDVVVDYTGAETWVRSLRSLRKGGRLLTCGATTGYDPKTDIRYIWVRELTILGSDGWTREELQTLLAATWSGRIRPVIDRVLPLEQTAEGERLLEDREAFGKIIIHPNE, from the coding sequence ATGCGGGCGATCGTGATTCATGAGCATGGCGAGCGGGACCAGTTGCACCTCGAAGAGATCCCGACCCCGCAGCCCAAAGCGGGCGAGGTCCTGGTCCGCGTGCACGCGTGCGGGCTGAACCACCTCGACATCTTCGTCCGCCGGGGGATGCCCGGGAAGCACACCCCGCTGCCCTTCATTTCAGGCGGGGACATCGCTGGGACAATCGCAGAGTGCGGGCCCGGCGTGACGGGGGTGACGTTGGGGGCGCGCGTCCTCGTGGATCCGGCGATCGCTCATGGCGCAATCGGAGAAGACGCGCCCGGCGGACTGGCGGAGTATGCGGTCGTCCCCGCGGCCAACCTCATCCCCCTTCCTGACGACGTGGACTTCGACACGGCCGCGGCGCTGCCGATCGCCTATGGGACCGCTTGGCGCATGCTGCTGACGCGCGGCGGCATCCGACCCATGGAGCACGTCCTGATCCTGGGCGCTGCCGGCGGGGTGGGAACCGCGTGCGTCCAGATCGCGCGGATGGTGGGCTGCGTCGTGTACGCCGCGGCGTCCACGGCGGACCGCCTGGCGAAGCTCCGCGACCTCGGCGCCGAACACCTGATCAACTACCGCGAGGTGGAGTTCGACCGTGCGGTGTGGGCGTTGACGGGCAAGCGCGGCGTCGACGTCGTGGTGGACTACACCGGCGCAGAGACGTGGGTCCGCAGCCTGCGCAGCCTCCGGAAGGGCGGCCGGCTCCTCACGTGCGGCGCCACCACAGGGTACGATCCCAAGACCGACATTCGCTACATCTGGGTGCGGGAGTTGACGATTCTCGGCTCGGACGGATGGACGCGGGAGGAGCTGCAGACGCTGCTCGCCGCCACGTGGTCGGGGCGCATCCGGCCCGTGATCGACCGCGTGCTGCCGCTCGAGCAGACGGCCGAAGGGGAGCGGCTCCTCGAGGACCGCGAGGCGTTCGGGAAGATCATCATCCACCCCAACGAGTGA
- the mutM gene encoding bifunctional DNA-formamidopyrimidine glycosylase/DNA-(apurinic or apyrimidinic site) lyase, producing the protein MPELPDVETVVRMLRRRIVGGRIGRIRVLDRSVVRSPVPAVFARRVQGRVIQAVHRRGKYLLIDLEGASTIVGHLRMTGDFAVVPRREPIRPHTRLVVGLDGTDLRFIDQRRFGHVDLVATHALEAFPALQRLGVEPLGPAFTQDRFRAILRGRRGSLKGLLLRQDLIAGIGNLYADEILFQARLRPARQVDSLRPVEARHLYHAMRNALRRGVAALSRRRTAVGDLFEARARGGACPRCRRPLTSATIAGRTTYFCPRCQR; encoded by the coding sequence ATGCCTGAACTGCCGGACGTGGAAACGGTCGTCCGAATGCTGCGCCGGAGAATTGTCGGGGGACGGATCGGTCGGATCCGGGTTCTGGACCGCTCGGTCGTGCGCTCACCCGTTCCGGCGGTCTTCGCGCGCCGAGTGCAGGGGCGCGTGATCCAGGCGGTCCACCGCCGCGGGAAATACCTGCTCATCGACCTTGAAGGCGCCTCCACGATCGTTGGGCATCTTCGGATGACCGGGGACTTTGCCGTCGTTCCGAGGCGCGAGCCGATTCGCCCGCACACGCGTCTCGTCGTCGGGCTCGACGGCACCGACCTGCGGTTCATCGACCAGCGGCGATTCGGTCACGTTGATCTCGTCGCGACGCACGCGCTGGAAGCATTCCCGGCGCTGCAGCGTCTCGGGGTAGAACCGCTCGGCCCGGCGTTCACGCAGGACCGGTTCCGGGCCATCCTGCGGGGCCGGCGCGGGTCGCTGAAGGGATTGCTGCTCCGCCAGGACCTCATCGCCGGCATCGGAAACCTGTATGCCGACGAGATTCTGTTCCAAGCCCGCCTGCGGCCCGCCCGTCAGGTGGATTCCCTGCGGCCGGTGGAGGCGCGGCATCTCTATCACGCCATGCGGAATGCCCTGCGCCGCGGGGTGGCGGCCCTGTCCCGGCGGCGCACCGCCGTCGGAGACTTGTTCGAGGCTCGAGCGCGCGGCGGCGCCTGTCCGCGCTGCCGTCGTCCTCTCACGAGCGCTACCATCGCCGGCCGGACCACGTATTTCTGTCCGCGCTGCCAGCGCTGA
- a CDS encoding type IV pilus twitching motility protein PilT yields the protein MDITELLVLTKDRDASDLHLSAGQPPILRIHGELIDLNVPVLTRENVHTMLYDILTDDQKARFEATRDLDLSLELDKVGRFRVNAFVQRHGAGMVLRRIPTEIRTLDDLGMPPVLKDFSLRNQGLVLVTGPTGSGKSTTLAAMVHHMNERRRDHIITIEDPIEFVHERKQCSINQREIGSHTQSFATALRSALREDPDVILVGEMRDLETIAQALTAAETGHLVLSTLHTNNAPQTISRIVDVFPPHQQEQIRTQLADSLLGVVAQTLVPTVNGKGRVAAAEIMTVNPAVRNLIRENKIHQLPSVIQTGSREGMQTLDQHLKQLVQQGRISADEAAKRATEKSLFPQTGGGAPSKPVAATGTMR from the coding sequence GTGGACATTACCGAGTTGCTCGTGCTGACGAAAGACCGGGATGCATCCGATCTCCATCTTTCCGCCGGCCAGCCCCCGATCCTGCGCATTCACGGGGAACTGATCGACCTCAATGTACCGGTGCTCACGCGAGAGAACGTGCACACGATGTTGTATGACATTCTCACCGATGATCAGAAGGCGAGATTCGAAGCGACGCGCGACCTCGACTTGTCCCTCGAGCTCGACAAGGTTGGACGGTTCCGGGTGAACGCCTTCGTGCAGCGTCACGGGGCGGGTATGGTGCTGCGCCGCATCCCCACCGAGATCCGCACGCTGGACGACCTCGGGATGCCGCCGGTGCTCAAGGACTTCTCGCTCAGGAACCAAGGGTTGGTGTTGGTGACGGGGCCCACGGGGTCCGGGAAGTCCACGACCCTCGCCGCCATGGTGCACCACATGAACGAGCGCCGCCGGGATCACATCATTACGATCGAAGATCCGATCGAATTCGTTCACGAACGCAAGCAGTGCAGCATCAATCAGCGGGAGATCGGGTCCCACACGCAGTCGTTCGCCACGGCGCTGCGCAGCGCGTTGCGGGAAGACCCGGACGTCATCCTCGTCGGGGAGATGCGCGATCTGGAGACGATCGCCCAGGCGCTCACGGCCGCCGAGACCGGGCACCTCGTGCTGTCCACGCTCCACACCAACAACGCGCCGCAGACCATCAGCCGGATCGTGGACGTCTTCCCACCGCATCAACAGGAGCAGATTCGGACGCAGCTCGCGGATTCGCTCCTGGGCGTGGTTGCGCAGACGCTGGTCCCGACCGTGAACGGAAAGGGACGCGTGGCCGCAGCCGAGATCATGACCGTGAACCCTGCCGTGCGCAATCTCATTCGCGAGAACAAGATCCACCAGCTCCCGTCCGTGATCCAGACGGGCAGCCGTGAGGGGATGCAGACCCTGGACCAGCACCTGAAGCAGCTCGTGCAGCAGGGTCGGATCAGCGCCGACGAGGCCGCCAAGCGCGCGACGGAAAAGAGTCTGTTCCCGCAGACCGGCGGCGGCGCGCCATCGAAGCCCGTGGCGGCGACCGGGACGATGCGGTGA
- a CDS encoding PilT/PilU family type 4a pilus ATPase, which yields MSVASVLAIDELLRGMEAHGASDLYLVSGMPPTYRVAGALVPHSEELLSADTIRRLAEQLMADRHRQEFQEQMRADIAYASPVGRFRANVYVERNAPAMVVRRVNTRIPSFEELRLPPVVAELALAPRGLVLVTGQAGAGKSTTIAAMISYRSRERSGHIVTIEDPIEFVHAHAKSIVSQREVGTDCESFSLALRDAVRQAPDVILIGEIRDEETASAAAHFAETGHLVLATLHATNATQGLERFMYFFPPERHTGVAMQLSLTLNGVICQRLNARADGTGRVPAVEVLLSTPRARELLRKIDLPGIRSVMQSPEGVQQGMQTFDHALYHLLKDGLVDHQTAMEAADSPNDLRMRLKGFR from the coding sequence ATGAGTGTTGCGTCGGTACTGGCCATCGACGAACTGCTCCGAGGCATGGAGGCGCACGGTGCTTCGGATCTCTACTTGGTCAGCGGGATGCCGCCGACGTACCGGGTGGCCGGGGCTCTGGTTCCCCATTCCGAGGAGCTCCTGAGCGCCGACACGATCCGGCGTCTGGCGGAGCAGTTGATGGCCGACCGGCATCGGCAGGAATTCCAGGAGCAGATGCGCGCCGACATCGCCTACGCGTCGCCCGTGGGGCGGTTCCGCGCCAACGTCTACGTGGAGCGGAACGCTCCGGCGATGGTGGTCCGCCGCGTGAACACGCGGATCCCCTCGTTCGAAGAGCTCCGTCTGCCGCCGGTCGTGGCCGAGCTCGCGCTCGCGCCCCGGGGACTGGTGCTCGTCACCGGGCAGGCCGGCGCCGGGAAGTCTACGACGATCGCGGCGATGATCAGCTATCGCAGCCGGGAGCGATCGGGGCACATCGTGACGATCGAGGATCCGATCGAGTTCGTGCACGCGCACGCGAAGAGCATCGTCAGCCAGCGCGAGGTCGGGACGGACTGTGAGTCGTTCAGTCTGGCCCTGCGCGACGCGGTCCGCCAGGCGCCCGACGTCATCCTGATCGGCGAGATCCGGGACGAGGAGACGGCGAGCGCGGCCGCCCACTTCGCCGAGACGGGCCATCTCGTGCTGGCGACCCTGCACGCCACGAACGCGACCCAAGGGTTGGAGCGATTCATGTACTTCTTTCCCCCGGAGCGCCACACCGGCGTGGCGATGCAGCTGTCGCTGACGTTGAACGGCGTCATCTGCCAGCGCTTGAACGCGCGCGCCGACGGTACGGGACGGGTGCCGGCGGTCGAGGTGCTGCTGTCGACACCACGGGCGCGGGAGCTGCTCCGGAAGATCGATCTGCCGGGCATCCGATCCGTGATGCAGTCGCCCGAAGGCGTCCAGCAGGGCATGCAGACCTTTGATCATGCGCTGTATCATCTGCTTAAGGACGGGCTCGTGGATCACCAGACCGCGATGGAGGCGGCCGACAGCCCCAACGATCTCCGTATGCGCCTCAAGGGATTCCGCTAG